TACATACGGGGATATCTCACAGGTTTACCCCATCATGAGGGGAACGGGGACGCTTCTCATTCCGTTTTTTAGCGCCATTTTCTTTCAAGAGTATTTATCGGTACCAGGATGGCTGGGGGTCATTTGCATCGTGATCGGAGTCTTCGCCATTAGCGGGATGATAGGGCCAAATCGTCAGGCACAACCAGTGAATCCGCTCGCCCTGCGATACGCTGTTGCTGTTGGACTATGCATTACAGGGTACACGTTAACCGACAAGCAAATCGTCCAACAATTGTCTCCATTCGCTTTATTGGAAATAACGAACTTTGCCTGTCTGATTGTCGCTGGGGGCTTCGTTTGGAAGAAGGGACTCATCCGCCGTGAGTGGCAAAAAAACTGGCAAACGATTGTACTCGGTGCCATCCTGTCACCAGGTTCGTATTTATTGTTTTTGTTTGCCATGACATTGGCACCGCTGGCAGCTATTGCGCCCATTCGTGAGGTAAGTACGGTTTTTGGTACGCTCCTCGGGGTCTTCTTGTTAAAGGAGCGACAACGCATATGGCGTCTGTCTATGTCGTTGATGATCACGATTGGCATTATTTCCATCGCGGTTTGGGGCTAAAGGATGATACAGAGTCAGTTGGGAGAAATCCTGGCTGGCTATTTTTTTTACTACCTGGGAAAGATGAAGGGGGAAGAAAATAACGGCTAAGGATGATCAAAATGGATGCAAAAGCAATTGCTCCGATCACTCATAAGCGGAAGAAAAAAAGAAGAATCGCAGTAAGAACTCTCGGAATCATCATTGGAGCCTTGTTGGTGGCAGTCGGACTGGAAATCTTTCTGGTTCCAAACAACATCATTGACGGTGGTGTTACCGGCGTTTCCATTATGGTCTCAAAGCTGACGGGAGGCCCACTCGGCTTATTTTTATTCCTGCTGAACCTGCCCTTTTTACTTGTTGGCTACAAGCAAATTGGCAAGACGTTTGCCATATCTACGCTGTTCGGTGTCGTCGTGATGTCGTTGGGGACGAGCTACCTCCATCATGTTCCGAGCTTGACGGACGATTTGCTTCTCTCTGCTGTTTTTGGTGGGATCATCATCGGGATCGGTGTGGGACTTGTCATTCGCGCGGGCGGTTCCTTGGATGGAACGGAAATTGTTGCGATCCTGATGACGAGGAAAAGTCCGTTTTCGGTCGGCGAAATGGTGATGTTTTTTAACATTTTTATTCTAGGCAGTGCCGGCTTCATTTTTGGATGGGACCGGGCCATGTACTCGTTAATTGCTTACTATATCGCTTACAAAATGATCGATATTACGATGGTCGGACTCGAACAATCCAGATCAGTATGGATCATCAGTGATTATCCAGCCGAAATTGGCGATGCGTTAACGGCGAGACTGGGGAGGGGAATTACCTATTTGAATGGGGAAGGTGGCTACTCCGGAGACGTTAAAAAAGTCATCTTCTGTGTCATCACCCGATTGGAAGAAGCGAAGCTAAAATCCATCGTGGAGGAAATCGATTCCTCTGCATTTTTGGCAATCGGTCATATTCACGATGTTTCTGGTGGACGGTTTAAGAAGAAAAATATTCATTAAAACCTTACGTACAAATTACCCCTGAGCCAGGTAGGTAGAACGACCTGATTGGTAAGGGGTAAAAATGTATTGACGGAAATAACTGAATTCATTTAATATTACGTCATACCAAAATACAAAATAACGTTCCGTATTTTGGGACAATTGAATGGTGATGAAAAATGGACAAAACAGAAAAAACAGCAAACCGAAGTGTGTTAAAAACGCTAGAGTTTCTCGAATATTTTATCCAAAACAGTGAATTAAGCCTGGCTGAGCTTGTCGAGTTGTCAGATATGCCGAAGAGTACGGTGTTTCGAATTCTTCAGACGCTGGAAATGCGCGGCTTTGTCTCCAAAACGACCACTCATAATCCGCCTAAATACCAATTGGGATTGAAGCTGCTGGAGTTTGGGAACATTGTTGCCCAACGGCTGGAGATCAGGAAAATCGCGCTCCCGTATATGCTGCAGCTACGGGATACGGTGGATGAGGCAGTCAACCTGATTATTCGTGATCAAGACGAAGGGGTTTACATCGAAAAAGTCGATACCCGCCAGTATGTTCGTGTATATACGCAGGTAGGCAGAAAATCACCGTTGTACGCAGGAGCATGCCCGCGCATTTTGCTCTCATTTCTACCGGATCATGAGATCGAAGAATTGTTGAACCGGGTAGACATGAAGAAAATCTCACCAGAAACAAATACAGACAAAGATCTGCTATGGCAATGGATTCACGATGCACGTGAAAACGGCTATACAGTCAGCTACGGTGAATTGGAGCCGGATTCCGCGGCAATTGCTGTACCTATTCGAGATTTTACGGGACAAGTAATAGCTGGCTTGAGCTTGGCTGGAGCTACATCACGCTTTCAGCCAGATCGATTGGAATATTTGGTACAGGAGACAAAAGCGGTAGCGAATCAAATCATGAGCAAGCTGGGCTATTCAGATGCAAAGGCGGGACTTTGATGCTGGAAATCAAAAATCTTCAGACGAGATTCCGAACCGATAATGGAGAAATTACCGTTTTGGATGGCGTTAGTTTTCAAATCAACAAAGGTGAGACGATTGGAGTAGTAGGGGAGTCGGGTTGTGGGAAAAGTGTCACCTCACTATCCATCATGGGGCTTCTGCCGAGAACCGCGCGAATCACTGGTGGAGAGATCCTGTACAACGGTGAAAATCTGGTTGCCTTCTCCAAGGATCAGATGAGGAAGGTACGGGGAAAAGAGATCGCGATGATTTTTCAAGAACCGATGACCTCACTCAATCCGGTTTATACAATCGGGGCGCAGATCATGGAGCTCGTCTTGAATCATACAAGTATGAACAAAAAACAAGCCAAAGAGCACGCGATCCAAATGCTGAAGCTGGTCGGGATTCCGAGAGCGGAAGAAATCGTTGATGAGTATCCGCATCAGCTATCTGGCGGGATGAGGCAGCGTGTGATGATCGCGATGGCGATGTCCTGTAGTCCATCTCTATTGGTTGCAGACGAGCCTACGACCGCACTCGACGTGACCATTCAGGCGCAGATTCTTGACCTGATGAGAGAGCTACAGCAGAAGAGCGAGATGACCATTATGCTGATCACGCACGATCTTGGTGTGGTAGCAGAGATGTGTGATCGGGTGGTCGTCATGTATGCAGGGCAAGTCGTCGAGGAAGCCGAGGTAGAAAAGCTATTTGCCACTCCAAAGCATCCGTACACGGTCGGTTTATTGGGCTCGATCCCGGATATGGACACAGAACAGGAGTACTTGTTTACGATTGGCGGGACCGTTCCCAGTCCAGGTCAGATGCCCCCAGGATGCCGTTTTGCTGAACGATGCCAGAAGGCTTTTGACAAATGCTACGAGCAAGCTCCACCGTTATTCGATCTGAATGATGGTACAAAAAGCAGATGCTGGCTGTATGAGTAAGCGTAAAGGATGTGAATCTTTTGGAAAAATCAGAATCTACTCCCTTGCTTGAGGTGAGAGGGTTAAAAAAATACTTTCCGATTCGCAGTGGATTCATGAAGAAGGTAACGAATCACGTCAAAGCTGTTGACGATCTCTCTTTTACCGTTGCAACGGGGGAGACGCTCGGAATTGTAGGTGAATCCGGTTGCGGGAAGTCAACCACAGGCAGAGCCATTCTACGATTGCTCGAACCTACGGGTGGCGAAGTGATTTTTCAAGGAGAGAATTTAGCGGCCCTTTCCCCAAATGAGATGAGGATGAAGCGAAAGGATTTGCAAATTATTTTCCAAGACCCGTTCGCCTCCCTCAATCCGCGAATGACAGTTGGGGAGATCATTGAAGAGCCGATGATCATATTCGAACTGTATGAAACGTCAAAAGAACGCAAGGAAAAAGTAGCGGAATTGATGCAGGTTGTCGGTTTGAAACCAGAAAATTCCGAACGTTTTCCCCATGAGTTTAGTGGTGGTCAGCGACAGCGGATCGGCATTGCACGTGCGCTAGCGCTTAATCCCAAGCTAATAGTGGCAGATGAACCAGTATCTGCACTCGATGTTTCGATTCAATCACAGGTATTGAACCTGATGAGGGATTTGCAAAAGCAATACGGACTCACTTACATATTCATCTCTCACAACTTGAGTGTCGTGAAGCATTTTTGCGACAGGATCGGCGTGATGTATTTGGGACGGATGGTTGAGCTGGCACCCAAAAATGCGCTATATGAAGAGCCGCTGCATCCTTATACGCGCTCATTACTGTCCGCAGTTCCGATTGCCAAGCCAAAAACGAAGCGAGAGCGCATCATCTTGACTGGAGATGTACCGAGTCCAGCGAACCCTCCGAGTGGCTGCACGTTCCATACGCGTTGTCCGGATTGTATGGAAATTTGCAAAACGGACAAGCCCGAATTCCAATCGATGGGCGATGGTCGATATGTTGCCTGTCATTTGTATAACCAATAGGAACAAATGACGGCTATCATATTTTTTCAACATGAATGCCAGAACGAACAGAAAAAAGGGGGACTTGTTTTGAAAAAGAAGGTAGGTATAACCACTTGCTCCGCATTACTCTTGCTAGCTGCTGCTTTGGGCGGATGTTCGGGTAAGTCGGCAGACACAAGCACACAGGCAAATCCGCAATCGAAGACAGAAGCGCAAGCTCCGGCAAAAAATGAACTTACACTTGGTGTGAATGGAGATCCGCACTCTTGGGATCCGATTGATACGTTTTTACTTGATTGGAGTACGGTAGCAACCTCTGTATTTGAAGGCTTAGTCGAGCGTACCACTGACTTGAAAATCCAGCCAGGACTCGCTGAATCGTGGGAGTTCAAGGATGACAAGACACTTCAGTTTAAACTTCGTAAAGGAGTTACCTTCCACAACGGCGAGCCATTCAACGCGGAAGCAGTGAAATTTACATTTGATCGCCTGCTTGGTGAAGAAGGGAAAAAAGGACCACAGCAAGCGAACTATGCTTCGATTGACCGTGTAGAAGTGGTAGACGAGTTTACAGTCAACATGATTCTCAAGGAAAAAGATCCTGTACTCCTTACAAAGCTGGCAGGTTATGGCGGTGTGATCGTTCCGCCTAAGTATTACAAGGAAAAAGGGGACGAGTACTTTAACACGCATCCAGTAGGTACGGGTCCTTTCAAAATGGATAGCTATGAAAAAGATAACAAGGTTGTACTGGTGAAAAACGAAAGCTATTGGAAGCAAGGTCAACCGAAGCTGGAAAAAGTAACGTTCCGTTTTATTCCAGAAGCAACTACACGTCTAGCTGAAATGCAAACAGGTGCGATCGACATTATGAAAAAAGTCGAGATTAGCCAAACAGAATCCATCAAGGGCATGTCTGATCTTGAACTGATGCAAGTCGGGTCGCCAACCGTTTATTCGATTCGATTTAATACATCGATGAAGCCAGTTGACAATGTAAAAGTCCGTGAAGCGATTGCTTACGCCATTGATGCAGACTTGATTATCGAAACGCTGCTCGGCGGATATGGTAAGCGGGTCAATTCCTTCCAAAGCGATATGTCTTTCGGCTATGATCCTAACCTGCCATTACGTAATTATGATCCAGAAAAAGCAAAACAACTGCTTGCAGAAGCAGGTGTGAAGGAAGGAACTGAGCTTGATCTCTTCCTCCCGGGTACAGATGCAACGTTTAAAGAGGTAGCACAAGCGATCGAAATGCAATTAGGCCAAGTCGGTCTCAAGGTGAAGCTGAATCTGGTGGACGCCTCCACATTTACTTCTGACCTCATCCCGAAAGGAAAAGCAGGACATATGTACCGGAATGGCTGGGGTGGATGGACGCTCGACTTTGATAATACTGCCTATCTGATGTATCACAAAGGCGAGTTCTGGAACCCTGATTTCTATGACGAAAAAGTAGAGGAGCTCTTGAAAACAGAACGCTCCACGTTTGACCAAGAAAAGCGTATGGCAGCATTTAAAGAGCTGAATCAACGCCTGTATGAGCTAGTCCCAGATGTACCGCTCTATCAAACGATCAACCTGTGGGCAGTAAACAAACGAGTAAAAGGCTTCCAACCTCCGACAGATGAACGTATCGATTTGCGCGAAGCATCGGTTGAATAAGGAAAGTTTTGAACAGGGGGAGTAGAAGATGTCTCTTCTATTCCCTTCATTTTTGATAAAGGAGGAGCGGGATGGCAGCCTTTTTAATTAGACGTCTACTACATAGTGTTTTTGTCGTTCTTGCTATTACTCTTGTCATTTTTGTCCTGGTGCGAATGACTGGCGACCCAGTATCGATCATGTTTCAAGCAGGAGAGCCTACCAAAGAGGCAATTACTGAGCTTCGGAAAAATCTCGGTCTGGACGAGCCCGTTTATGTACAGTTCGGGCTTTATTTAAAAGATATGTTTACCGGTAACTTTGGCACCTCGTTCCGAACAGGTGAGAGCGTGATCGACATGATGAATGAGAAGATGGGAGCAACTTTGCTGCTTGCCTTCGGGGGAATGTTTGTCGCTTTGTTGATTGCGATTCCAGTAGGGATCATTTCCGCTGTTTACAGAGGCAGCGTAGCTGACTTTTTCGGACGCATTTTTTCATTGCTAGGAATTTCTTTTCCTAACTTTTGGTTAGGGATTATGTTAATCATCATATTTGCCGTTAAGCTGGGCTGGTTTCCTGCTTCTGGTTATGAAGGTCTGGAGTATTTGGTTCTGCCTTCCGTCGCACTCGGACTCATCTTGTCAGGAATTTTGGCTCGATTAGTACGCTCTTCCATGCTGGAGGTAATGAATCAGCAATATATCAATACGGCCCGTTCCAAAGGGATCAAGGAATGGCTTGTCATCATCAAGCATGGCTTGCGAAACGCATTAATCCCAACGGTAACCTTTATTGGATTGCAATTTGGTACGTTGTTGGGCGGTACCGTGATTATTGAGCAAGTTTTTTCATGGCCAGGTATCGGGCGTATGCTG
The window above is part of the Brevibacillus brevis NBRC 100599 genome. Proteins encoded here:
- a CDS encoding YitT family protein, giving the protein MDAKAIAPITHKRKKKRRIAVRTLGIIIGALLVAVGLEIFLVPNNIIDGGVTGVSIMVSKLTGGPLGLFLFLLNLPFLLVGYKQIGKTFAISTLFGVVVMSLGTSYLHHVPSLTDDLLLSAVFGGIIIGIGVGLVIRAGGSLDGTEIVAILMTRKSPFSVGEMVMFFNIFILGSAGFIFGWDRAMYSLIAYYIAYKMIDITMVGLEQSRSVWIISDYPAEIGDALTARLGRGITYLNGEGGYSGDVKKVIFCVITRLEEAKLKSIVEEIDSSAFLAIGHIHDVSGGRFKKKNIH
- a CDS encoding ABC transporter ATP-binding protein, coding for MEKSESTPLLEVRGLKKYFPIRSGFMKKVTNHVKAVDDLSFTVATGETLGIVGESGCGKSTTGRAILRLLEPTGGEVIFQGENLAALSPNEMRMKRKDLQIIFQDPFASLNPRMTVGEIIEEPMIIFELYETSKERKEKVAELMQVVGLKPENSERFPHEFSGGQRQRIGIARALALNPKLIVADEPVSALDVSIQSQVLNLMRDLQKQYGLTYIFISHNLSVVKHFCDRIGVMYLGRMVELAPKNALYEEPLHPYTRSLLSAVPIAKPKTKRERIILTGDVPSPANPPSGCTFHTRCPDCMEICKTDKPEFQSMGDGRYVACHLYNQ
- a CDS encoding ABC transporter ATP-binding protein, whose amino-acid sequence is MLEIKNLQTRFRTDNGEITVLDGVSFQINKGETIGVVGESGCGKSVTSLSIMGLLPRTARITGGEILYNGENLVAFSKDQMRKVRGKEIAMIFQEPMTSLNPVYTIGAQIMELVLNHTSMNKKQAKEHAIQMLKLVGIPRAEEIVDEYPHQLSGGMRQRVMIAMAMSCSPSLLVADEPTTALDVTIQAQILDLMRELQQKSEMTIMLITHDLGVVAEMCDRVVVMYAGQVVEEAEVEKLFATPKHPYTVGLLGSIPDMDTEQEYLFTIGGTVPSPGQMPPGCRFAERCQKAFDKCYEQAPPLFDLNDGTKSRCWLYE
- a CDS encoding DMT family transporter, whose product is MLSISILLVLSSGLAHAVWNLFTKKSENKMAFLWLITLPTTVIILPVLLWELMHVQLTWSLVLFLSMSFFFQGCYTLLISKAYTYGDISQVYPIMRGTGTLLIPFFSAIFFQEYLSVPGWLGVICIVIGVFAISGMIGPNRQAQPVNPLALRYAVAVGLCITGYTLTDKQIVQQLSPFALLEITNFACLIVAGGFVWKKGLIRREWQKNWQTIVLGAILSPGSYLLFLFAMTLAPLAAIAPIREVSTVFGTLLGVFLLKERQRIWRLSMSLMITIGIISIAVWG
- a CDS encoding ABC transporter substrate-binding protein, whose product is MKKKVGITTCSALLLLAAALGGCSGKSADTSTQANPQSKTEAQAPAKNELTLGVNGDPHSWDPIDTFLLDWSTVATSVFEGLVERTTDLKIQPGLAESWEFKDDKTLQFKLRKGVTFHNGEPFNAEAVKFTFDRLLGEEGKKGPQQANYASIDRVEVVDEFTVNMILKEKDPVLLTKLAGYGGVIVPPKYYKEKGDEYFNTHPVGTGPFKMDSYEKDNKVVLVKNESYWKQGQPKLEKVTFRFIPEATTRLAEMQTGAIDIMKKVEISQTESIKGMSDLELMQVGSPTVYSIRFNTSMKPVDNVKVREAIAYAIDADLIIETLLGGYGKRVNSFQSDMSFGYDPNLPLRNYDPEKAKQLLAEAGVKEGTELDLFLPGTDATFKEVAQAIEMQLGQVGLKVKLNLVDASTFTSDLIPKGKAGHMYRNGWGGWTLDFDNTAYLMYHKGEFWNPDFYDEKVEELLKTERSTFDQEKRMAAFKELNQRLYELVPDVPLYQTINLWAVNKRVKGFQPPTDERIDLREASVE
- a CDS encoding IclR family transcriptional regulator, with protein sequence MDKTEKTANRSVLKTLEFLEYFIQNSELSLAELVELSDMPKSTVFRILQTLEMRGFVSKTTTHNPPKYQLGLKLLEFGNIVAQRLEIRKIALPYMLQLRDTVDEAVNLIIRDQDEGVYIEKVDTRQYVRVYTQVGRKSPLYAGACPRILLSFLPDHEIEELLNRVDMKKISPETNTDKDLLWQWIHDARENGYTVSYGELEPDSAAIAVPIRDFTGQVIAGLSLAGATSRFQPDRLEYLVQETKAVANQIMSKLGYSDAKAGL
- the nikB gene encoding nickel ABC transporter permease: MAAFLIRRLLHSVFVVLAITLVIFVLVRMTGDPVSIMFQAGEPTKEAITELRKNLGLDEPVYVQFGLYLKDMFTGNFGTSFRTGESVIDMMNEKMGATLLLAFGGMFVALLIAIPVGIISAVYRGSVADFFGRIFSLLGISFPNFWLGIMLIIIFAVKLGWFPASGYEGLEYLVLPSVALGLILSGILARLVRSSMLEVMNQQYINTARSKGIKEWLVIIKHGLRNALIPTVTFIGLQFGTLLGGTVIIEQVFSWPGIGRMLIDAISQRDFPVIQGSVIILSFLMIFVNLLVDLSYGFIDPRIRQGGGKSE